TTAATTCTCCTTTATTCCCAGAGTGCAGAAGACCAAACTCCAGCCTACTCAAAGCAAGAGAGAGGGTGCCCTGAAGGTATGTCATGTcttttaatctatttttaatTATATGTGTTGTTACTGGGAATACATGTATTTCAAGCTGCTCTGTTCTCCAGTCTTTTTGGCTAATCTCCCATACTGTACCTGAAAGAACACACTCACGCTTGTGTTTGCTTTATGCAAACACTTTCTCCAAGATATTATAACAAGGGAAAACAACTCATTTcagtttctctcttcttctgtctAGTTCCACATGCAGAAACTGTTCAAAGGCAAGCGGAAACACAGAAAATTCATCTCCGTAAGTGTCTCATGTTAGTTTACACCATCTATGTTGTGCTTTCCATGTGTTTATATGTAACTGTGTGAGGTATTAAAGAGCTCTCAGAGGGATATGAACAAATCCTTAATTGCATACAGTTATAGATTATAGAATTATAGCTATAGATTGAGGGGGACAATCCAGCTGTGCATAAATACTTGAAAATCTGCAGCATGAAAAGCTGGAATGTACTTAAAGGTTAGACGAGCCTCCGGGCTCAGAGGCAGctaaaacaaatagaaacacaATAGAAAAGGTTGTGCTGTTtcgtcagaatcagaatctttattgtcattgtgcttTAAGAACAACGAAAATTATATGCAAACCCTTTTAGCGCAAGCGAAAAGAGCACCCTTttaagagaaacaaaaagaatacATATACAATAAGTTAAAAAAGGATCTCAGGATGTGAGTGATTCAGTGACTCACAGGCTGATATCCTCTCTTGCAGAGTCTACCGGCAAGGCTAATGGATCTTACATCACGTGGGCTCCTATACTGGGAAAAATGAACTACAACAAAGAGAAGAATGCCATTGTGATTCCCACGACTGGTATCTACTTCATCTACCTGAGGTTTACTTTAAGCTGTAATGATGATGTGAAAGGTTCCGAATTCCAGAAATTCCATATACAGCTGCACCGTTGGAGTGAAGCATACGGTAAAGTCACTACAGAACTGGATGCCTGGGAGAGTGTCAAGTGTCAGACAAAAGACTACCAGACCTTGTTTGTGGGGCAGCTTTTTGACCGGTTAGATGGAGAATTTTTGAGCGTGAAAGTCATAGATGGCTACAACCTGATCAAGACATCCTTTTTTGGCGCTTTTCTCCAATAATTATTGTACGTGATCATGGTCTCATTCTTAATGCATTTACTTTTTAAGTTAATATAACTTGGTGTTCTATAGGGTTAGGGttgtgtttggtttggttttagccacatgctaaaTAGGCTAATTTCCAGAAACAAGACAAATTTGCCTTTCAGATGTATTATCATATATTCAATGAGGCCCCGTAATTTGAAGGGCATGTTAATTGCATCCTAACCTTAGATGGGTCACTGGTAACCTGGTGAATGTTAAGGTTAAAATTTAAACAGTTGTatgctttatatttttaatcctGGAACTTAAAGTGCCCTTATGCAAGCCCCTCAGTTCCTCCTGAACCATCCAGTTTGGGGTTTCAGTCTTTTGTTGTGGTTCAAGAGGCAGGTGCTCCACATAAGGGTAATTTCAGTTCATCAGCTTTAAAGACTGAGCatacaaaatgtgtgtgtgtggttcttgtttttgaatttgcactgaaaaatggtttaaaatatttaaagagaATTAATTTCTATTACATTAAATAGATGCAGACATATACCAATATTTTTGAGATATTTAATGAAACCATACCCTCTGCTGTTAAAATTGAAGaccattatttattttcagattaCCCACTCATTTATCAATCGTACATGTTTATCCTGTTCCAGTTTGTTATCCCAGTTTGTTATCCCAGAGCTATCTTAGCATGAGATGCTACTGTTGTTTAGTTATTTTGTTAGCCTAGCACCAGcctttcaaataaacctctTAGATTTTTCGTACATGCCTAATAACTTTTGTAagtctttatgtgtgtgtgtgtgtgtgtgtgtgtgtgtgtgtgtgtgtgtgtgtgtgtgtgtgtgtgtgtgtgtgttcaaaagccaaacagaaatgtgttaatgtttaaaGAAACCACCACACCAGATATGAACAGACAGGTTTTTGTATTGCTTGTACTCAGGGACGctttggggaaaaaatgaaactctactaataaaagcacaaaacttACTGATGCTTGTCTCTTGCttcttattttattcatattttattgttaGTCTCATGGTGGTGATTTTCACACTGCATTCGTTTGGATTAAATGACTTTAACCAGATATTTGTTGATTAAAACCTCTTGATTAAAATTGAAACTTTTTTCCACATGACTGTTTGTGCTTTCTACAAGTATTACAGATCACAGCAGGAAATATATCAAATCTGATGCTGAATATCTGGATGCTTCTGGCAGGCTACACTACAAagattttttcttattattactgttattagtAGACTGCCTGTATTAATCCTTGTGTCAGATTTGTGAATTTATTCACTGACTTTCATCTGCTTATGTAATAGTAAACTTGATGAAACTTGGAAGTGGGAGGAGGGGAAAGGGAATTGGAGAAAGCAGGAATAACAACATGTGTAATGCAAAGAGGTTAGTCACCTCAGCTTAAGAGCTAAAAATACATATTGAGTCAATAAATATAATGAACAGTGTGGGAGCTGACGACATGAAATGTTTTTCATGGCGAGCCTTTGAATCGTGAGATAATGACACGATTCACTCACATGAAGCTACACTTCAAGCTGAGGAAATTCCTCTGTGTGAGTAATTCGTTTATCCACACCCTCTTGCATCACAACGTTTCTGCAGTAGCGTGGAGGGTTTTGAACTTTACAGTGATAACTGACGGCAGCAATGATGCAGCTCTATTTCTTATTAGTAACTTTCCTGTCTGACCTGAGGAACAACAGAGTAAAAGCTTTAAAAGGCAACACTACCTTAACCTGGTCTTTTATAGAAACGCACATCCAACAACAAGAACAGATACAGCTTAGAGGGATTATCAAtgttatttctttataaaaaaaaaaatccgccAGATAAAAGGTTGGAATTAATTCAAAGTATTTTCCTGAAGGAAAGTGGATAAGGCCATCTTCAGGCTGCAAGAAAAGGCAGAGACCATCAGATTTTTGAACatcctgaaaagaaaaaaaatgcatgtatgATCACTGGATCCTTTCAGTTCTATTCAAATTAATCTACAAAGTGCCACTTCAAGGAGCTTTACACTGACAGTAATACAGAGGGAAGCtcaacaagcactttgcaacatTGGGATGGAAAAACTCACTTTAACAGGAATAAAACTTGCAGAACCACGCTCAGGGAGTGGTAGCTATCAGTCGTGACTATTGTAaaagcacttcactctcaggaggcagagccttcaggttTCAATCACTATGTGATtatacatttaatcattagatattattgtaggttctttaccttacaatagtAGTGGCCTCAAGGTGCGTTATATTATGATTTGATGCTAAATAAATCaatctgaattgaattgagttgaaacggtaaagtagttttaaactaTGTTTTCAAAAAGTGCTCCAGGCTGAGTCATGTCCTGTTCCAACAGCTTGAGTAGCTGTGGCATTCTTACAGCTtcctctttttactttttactgaaAGTAGGGTTTGGCAATCATGCTCAGTCCATGTTCTATCAGAGGAAACGTATAACCACAACCTGCTGTCCAAGACACCACATGTATTACTGTTATTAATTTCTGGATGGAGACAAGACGCAGTTCAGcagattttgtgtttgtgtcaggaTGATTTGCATAAAtactttcccccctttttttttggtttagtGAGCCATTGGTATGAAGGCACTGTCTGGAAGATCAGGGGTGTTTTGGTCCATATGCGAGGTAATATGGCATAGAGCCACATGAGTGTACAGAATTTACCACAGAACCTTCCTATTTTGCGGTCACACGTGTTAATTATAGGGttccaaaaaaaaaggattgtCACCAGCATGGGCATCTGGTCAGCCAGTGTTTCAGGTTTATTTGACTTTTAGATCAAAATTACTTTAAATGAATAACGGAAAGACACCCATGGACTGTGAAACCCTCAAAAGGGACAAATTAGGGTTAGACTTTGAATCTAATCAGTATCTAATTTTCCATAATCAGTCATTTTTTTGCTAGGTTATTTAAACAGTAAGGATACTTCAGTCATAAATATACATAGATAAGCATGTAATTACATCTTCAACAACAATGTTCATAAACTGTCAAGGGACATTAAAATTTGTGCCTTCAGACTGAAGATATGATGGATTATCCctatattttattgttggagAAGGGATCCCCTTCTCCAACAATGGGCAGaaatgggcagaaatctgtgccatcagaaactgaatatgaataagttacatttgaatttgaattgctcggattgaatctgaattgtaacttgaataaatgcttttaaaaactgaatatgaattagcctaatttgaaattcaatttatttgtttgaaaatgatcatcactacattgaaattgaattttatagtttgaaaatgaatccatttgctttgaaaccgtattttatcctttaaaaatttagctctcgaataattgcagattcacttctcaccattcagtttcagttctacagtaGATTAAAATGCAGAGAGCATGCCAGACAGGCTGCCATCTGAGACAGCATTGGAAGTGAATAGTAATTTGCGTCAAGGTAAGTACAAATGGAAAGGTGATTTTAACTGTGGGGGTGATGCAGTTAAAGCATATGTAGGTTGGAGCACAGAGTTTTGCCGTTACTCAGATACCATAACTGAAAGTCCCTTCACTCTCGTTTGCTCCTGGACCTAATGAGAAATGAATGATTTTAactctctgtgtttatttagTCATTAATCATTGGGCCATTTTACAACTGCCCCCTCTACTGAACAACTGTTTCatactgtgtttgctttgcacTTAAGTCTTGAGTCTGAACTCATGTGCAAGGCTGTCTCCACCCAATTATTTCAACACAACACTGACCTCTACTATTCCACTTGCTGTGTGCATTTCACAACACAGTTGTTGCAAGAAGTTCAAGAAAACTCATGCATTCAGGACTTACAAAGGTGCATTTGGGCAGTTGCATTCACTCATATGGGAACCTCAAATCACAGAACTGCAGTTTTAGGTAGTAAAAACCTACTTTTGTCTGTTCCCTTgtccaggagaggtcacccAAGCAAGTAGctgcacatgtttgatttggcaaagTTTTGCACCAAATACTCTTCCTGTTGTAACCCTGAAGGGATTTGTATCATTGGCTGGACCCAAACTAGCCCAGTGAATGTGTATATCACTACACTATGAAGCAACTTTGTAGCTGAGAGtagtataaaaataataatgaatacaTAAGAGTTTGCAGCTCTCAGTATATTTGTgtaaatatgtgtgtttttgtgtgtgtgtgggggggggggggggggggttctacACACATTTATTCTACAAGTTTTGACATGGCATCTAGAAGCTTCTATTACCTTCTTACCTACCATCCTTTTCGTATCATCGGTCGCATCAGCTGATGAGTTTTCACAATGCAGTATGAAGCTGTACCATTTGTTTACCCTTTCACTTACCTCATTTCCTGCTCTGGCTCCTGTGTTCCTTTGTTCCTTAACTGACCTCAcctcttttcatttcttctaTTCAAACTTTTCATTTGAATAGGAAACCGCTAAAGTGTCTATTTTGTTGTCGTCCAGAGCTAATTTCAAATTTCAATGTGTAAAGTTTTCACTGCCAGACATCTGTAATTTTCAGATTGCAAAAGGACCACCCTTGAGTTGTGTTGGCTATCGGTacactgtttacctcagctgtcaatgccGGATGAAAAACATCCAACTTTTATTCATCTGGAAGAGGCTATAAAACTTCGTGAAAGGAGTCTGATATGGTTCAAAGAGTCAGTGAAGCTCATTTCTGGCCAATGACAGCCATACTGAGGTGAGTTGTTAAAAAGTTCTGTCAGTAAGCACTTCTGTTTTTGCTGCCAATATCTGTGTTAGTtaaactttctttgaagtgaCATTGGATTTTGACGCTTGGTGAATAAACTCATGTGATGTGAGAATGCAATCAAAGGGTTTATCAGtgggaaagtgtgatttttaggacACACACTCCTAAATTAGCTGGCTTCATGTTTGCTTTCTATTTAGATATCTCTTGTCAGATTTTCAGAGATAGGAACTTTACATGTCTAATCTGTTCTTAATATGTAACTATGGCAATATTGGGATGAAATAAGAATGCTTgttatgggcagaaatctgtgccatcagaaactgaatatgaataagttacatttgaatttgaattgctcggaTTGAAtatgaattgtaacttgaataaatgcttttaaaaactgaatatgaatcatcctaatttgaaattcaattcattggtttgaaaatgatcatcactacattgaaattgaattttatattttgaaaatgaatccatttgctttgaaactatattttatcctttaaaaatttagctctcgaataatttcagattcacttctcaccattcagtttcagttccaaaattcagttttttgggacttacatccggttccggttcaagagtAATCGAGctcagattaatagaactacgttttactagcggaccgaaagtgttactgacgggaatctacagcatcttgagctgaataacacattcttataatttcaccctcagatgagccaAGCATACGACTGTCAGGGAAGGTGATGTAGGTACAGAGCATGTGAGAGTGGTTAAGTTAATGTCTCTTGTCTAGATGAAGGCTCAAGAGGGATCAATGGCAAGGTGTAGAGATTCAGTATCTTCGGTGGACActccatttctggcacaaaacacctgtaaaagATGGTCGATTTAGGAGGTGACCCGACAACTTCAGTCTGTCAAACATAGCAATGGAgtagtgtgtttaaaaaaaacgaattaagcatgcactcagtaccctaagaattattatggtagttaaacacagtgacagtCACATAtcatatcacttcaaacagaggtgatccagtaatgctgcactaatgaattacactaactattcactttagctaaagttattaagttagctaaagagttgggatgctgtgtaagacataaataaagct
This Astatotilapia calliptera chromosome 7, fAstCal1.2, whole genome shotgun sequence DNA region includes the following protein-coding sequences:
- the LOC113027389 gene encoding uncharacterized protein LOC113027389 — its product is MGQKVMGPTVPAGAACGDALINVSSDESVLILINHCRDMKRQEARLRLITLLLLLGCTALFVYSTCANLGQHGKSGSSRDGSAEDQTPAYSKQERGCPEVPHAETVQRQAETQKIHLQSTGKANGSYITWAPILGKMNYNKEKNAIVIPTTGIYFIYLRFTLSCNDDVKGSEFQKFHIQLHRWSEAYGKVTTELDAWESVKCQTKDYQTLFVGQLFDRLDGEFLSVKVIDGYNLIKTSFFGAFLQ